One window of Desulfocurvibacter africanus subsp. africanus DSM 2603 genomic DNA carries:
- a CDS encoding IMP cyclohydrolase: MSDLKSMYRAMSEDPFPEDLTIRLGDQELVFRKRTWTIGGERKGLRYGENPDQPAALYELADGGLTLGGVSFRGPGQGLVSALTEEHMLQAGKHPGKTNLTDVDNGLNILQYLTAKPAAVILKHNNPCGAAWTEEGLATALTRAFESDRIAAFGGAVVVNRALDEATAKIIDSAYFEVVAAPDYAPAALETLKRKKSLRILKIPGIAQLPKLVGEPFLDLKSLMDGGIVVQLSFRNRILKPGDFLPARADKDGSTFLARTPSAQEAEDLIFAWAVEAGVTSNSVIFARNGATVAIGTGEQDRVGCVELTIHKSYTKYADLLAFREQGLSLYQLKEKAQQDEESAKILSDIERRTAEARGGLAGSVLVSDGFFPFRDGVDVALAQGITAIAQPGGSIRDHEVIEAVNQAKPQVAMVFTGQRSFKH, encoded by the coding sequence ATGAGCGACTTGAAATCCATGTACCGCGCCATGAGCGAGGATCCCTTTCCGGAAGATCTCACAATCCGCCTGGGCGACCAGGAACTCGTCTTCCGCAAGCGCACCTGGACCATCGGCGGCGAGCGCAAGGGCCTGCGCTACGGCGAAAACCCGGATCAGCCTGCGGCGCTATATGAATTGGCCGACGGCGGGCTCACGCTCGGCGGCGTAAGCTTTCGGGGACCCGGCCAAGGTCTTGTGTCCGCGCTCACCGAGGAGCACATGCTCCAGGCCGGCAAGCACCCGGGCAAGACCAACCTGACCGACGTGGACAATGGCCTTAACATTCTCCAGTACCTGACGGCCAAGCCCGCGGCCGTGATCCTCAAGCACAATAATCCCTGCGGCGCGGCCTGGACCGAGGAAGGCCTGGCCACGGCGCTCACGCGCGCCTTCGAATCCGACCGCATCGCGGCTTTCGGCGGCGCGGTGGTGGTCAACCGGGCCTTGGACGAGGCCACGGCCAAGATCATCGACTCGGCCTACTTCGAGGTCGTGGCCGCGCCGGACTATGCGCCCGCGGCCCTGGAGACCCTCAAACGCAAGAAGAGCCTGCGCATCCTTAAGATACCCGGCATCGCGCAGTTGCCGAAGCTGGTGGGCGAGCCTTTCCTGGATCTCAAGTCGCTCATGGACGGCGGCATCGTAGTTCAGCTCTCCTTCCGCAATCGCATCCTCAAACCCGGCGACTTCCTGCCTGCCCGGGCCGACAAGGACGGCTCCACGTTCCTGGCGCGCACGCCCTCGGCCCAAGAAGCCGAGGACCTGATATTCGCCTGGGCCGTGGAGGCGGGCGTAACCTCGAATTCGGTCATCTTCGCCCGCAACGGCGCTACCGTGGCCATCGGCACCGGCGAGCAGGACCGCGTAGGCTGCGTGGAGCTGACCATCCACAAGTCCTACACCAAGTATGCGGACCTGCTGGCCTTCAGGGAACAGGGCTTATCGCTGTACCAGCTCAAGGAAAAGGCCCAGCAGGATGAAGAGTCGGCCAAGATCCTCTCCGATATCGAGCGCCGCACGGCGGAGGCCCGGGGAGGGTTGGCCGGCAGCGTGCTCGTATCCGACGGATTCTTCCCCTTCCGCGACGGCGTGGATGTGGCCCTGGCGCAGGGCATCACGGCCATTGCGCAGCCCGGGGGCTCCATCCGCGACCATGAAGTCATCGAGGCCGTGAACCAGGCCAAGCCCCAGGTGGCCATGGTCTTCACGGGCCAGCGCTCGTTCAAGCATTAG
- a CDS encoding RNA recognition motif domain-containing protein: MSKKLYVGNLPFSTYDEEIRNLFSAYGEVKSVSLITDRETGRLRGFGFVEMDDDGARAAIEALDGQDFSGRALKVNEAQERAPRPAGGGSGGRPSYNKRSW, translated from the coding sequence ATGTCCAAGAAACTGTACGTCGGCAATCTGCCTTTTTCCACTTACGACGAAGAAATCCGTAACCTGTTCTCCGCCTACGGCGAAGTCAAGTCGGTGAGCCTCATCACCGATCGCGAGACCGGCCGCCTGCGCGGATTCGGCTTCGTCGAGATGGATGACGACGGTGCCCGTGCCGCCATCGAGGCCCTGGACGGCCAGGACTTCAGCGGTCGCGCCCTGAAGGTCAACGAAGCTCAGGAGCGCGCTCCTCGCCCGGCCGGCGGCGGCAGCGGCGGACGCCCCTCCTACAATAAGCGCTCCTGGTAG
- a CDS encoding Cache 3/Cache 2 fusion domain-containing protein, translated as MASRKSGQRERLAGKAAAHDARRRVAGPERGPHPTHTVVDKLRTLVDCTATVFQVLNERGDLLRVATKIAANGTYIPGNSPVAQAISSGRGYQGRAYVVDAWYLTSYEPLRAPDGRVIGALYVGVLQENVAALRQAIKNAGIGKNDYLFVVGGRGEEQISKAVRDQDSTVQHNAASAEELASTSEELSGQAEHLRATIGYFRLNDSGIVRSRTLRLGEPTRSALPSRRAATALAPALSERAPALPERKAMAIRAGNEGTTLRAAGDKIPA; from the coding sequence GTGGCGAGCCGTAAATCAGGTCAGCGGGAACGCCTCGCTGGCAAGGCTGCCGCGCATGATGCTCGGAGGCGAGTGGCTGGGCCAGAACGTGGACCCCATCCGACCCATACCGTTGTGGATAAGCTGCGCACCCTGGTGGACTGTACGGCCACCGTCTTCCAGGTCTTGAACGAGCGTGGCGATCTGCTGCGCGTGGCCACCAAAATCGCGGCCAACGGCACCTACATTCCGGGCAACAGCCCCGTGGCCCAGGCAATTAGCTCCGGCCGCGGCTACCAGGGCCGAGCCTACGTGGTCGACGCCTGGTATCTAACCAGCTACGAGCCCCTTCGCGCTCCCGACGGCCGAGTCATCGGCGCGTTGTATGTAGGGGTTCTGCAGGAAAACGTGGCCGCCCTGCGCCAAGCAATAAAAAACGCAGGCATCGGCAAGAACGATTACCTGTTTGTCGTGGGCGGACGCGGCGAAGAGCAGATCAGCAAGGCCGTGCGCGACCAGGACAGCACCGTGCAGCACAACGCCGCTTCAGCCGAGGAGCTGGCCTCCACGAGCGAGGAGCTTTCCGGCCAGGCCGAGCACCTGCGTGCGACCATCGGCTACTTCCGGCTGAACGACAGTGGCATTGTCAGATCCCGGACCTTGCGCCTAGGCGAGCCCACACGTTCCGCCCTGCCCTCCCGCCGCGCCGCGACCGCGCTTGCACCTGCGTTATCAGAGCGAGCGCCTGCGCTACCCGAACGCAAGGCCATGGCTATTCGGGCCGGGAACGAAGGCACGACCTTGCGTGCCGCTGGAGACAAAATTCCGGCGTAG
- a CDS encoding transglycosylase SLT domain-containing protein, with the protein MKSYHLHFFLLSRRRELLILAALSLSLAALVWLLLYRDVYFPGTVLRVAAPDMEIFQGRLSPYGSGPQRDLLEKFCAEQGIEARWLPISNWEEGWRLLRQGRADLLLGHGAFPPENLASAGIIEGPVLAESQAFILHNRDNFGPKAPFSPCDTPFFYQHSPAIEAVLKGLCQDDGEQTQGSPMDSVSLLPMFEALVEGGARLGVVDEASFRLWQPLFPQLQPSKVLSTAIQTRWYISSRREWLAEALMQYLSGDSLAHDLSRLESRYWGFFPQDTSAYEIGYIRRVVRTVLPRYKKTILEAAKRERIDPLLLAAVIYQESRFRSRARSHTGVRGLMQLNMDTARMLGVTNRLDPLQSIQGGSSYLRRLNDRLNPLIQDPWERWFLTFAAYNQGFGHLEDAMKLARKQGLAPDHWRDVKKAFKLLTKKKYYKEATYGYTRGFEAEAYVDSIRYFYYVLYSLTLVPGPEADQLAPFVDATPSGWPDV; encoded by the coding sequence ATGAAATCATACCATCTACACTTCTTTCTTCTGTCCCGTCGGCGCGAGCTGCTCATCCTGGCGGCCCTGTCCTTGAGCCTTGCCGCTTTGGTTTGGCTTCTGCTTTACCGCGACGTGTACTTCCCCGGCACCGTGCTGCGCGTGGCCGCACCGGACATGGAGATATTCCAGGGACGGCTGAGCCCTTACGGCTCCGGCCCTCAGCGTGACCTTCTCGAAAAATTCTGCGCCGAGCAAGGCATCGAAGCCCGCTGGTTGCCCATCAGCAATTGGGAAGAAGGCTGGCGATTGCTCCGGCAGGGTCGGGCCGACCTGCTGCTGGGGCACGGCGCATTTCCGCCCGAGAACCTCGCCTCGGCAGGCATCATCGAAGGGCCAGTGCTGGCGGAAAGCCAAGCCTTCATCCTGCACAACCGCGACAATTTCGGCCCCAAGGCACCCTTCTCTCCCTGCGACACGCCCTTCTTCTACCAACACTCGCCCGCCATTGAGGCAGTATTGAAGGGACTATGCCAGGATGACGGCGAACAGACACAGGGAAGCCCGATGGATAGCGTCTCCCTGCTGCCCATGTTCGAAGCCCTGGTCGAGGGCGGCGCCCGCCTGGGCGTGGTGGACGAGGCCTCTTTCCGCCTCTGGCAACCGCTCTTTCCCCAGCTTCAGCCTTCAAAGGTCCTGTCCACGGCCATCCAGACCCGCTGGTATATCTCCTCCAGACGCGAATGGCTTGCCGAGGCGCTGATGCAGTATCTCTCCGGAGACAGCCTGGCCCACGATCTGTCTCGGCTGGAAAGCCGCTACTGGGGATTCTTTCCTCAGGACACGAGCGCCTACGAGATCGGGTACATCCGCCGCGTGGTGCGCACGGTGCTTCCTCGCTACAAAAAAACCATCCTGGAGGCTGCCAAGCGCGAGCGCATCGATCCGCTGCTCCTGGCGGCCGTCATCTACCAGGAGTCCCGTTTCCGCTCTCGCGCCCGCAGCCATACGGGCGTACGCGGGCTCATGCAGCTCAACATGGACACGGCCCGCATGCTGGGCGTGACCAATCGCCTGGACCCTTTGCAGTCCATCCAAGGCGGCAGCAGCTACTTGCGCAGGCTCAACGACCGGCTCAATCCGCTCATTCAGGATCCCTGGGAGCGCTGGTTTTTGACCTTTGCCGCCTACAACCAGGGCTTCGGCCACCTTGAGGACGCCATGAAGCTGGCCCGCAAGCAGGGGCTCGCCCCGGACCACTGGCGTGACGTAAAGAAAGCCTTCAAGCTGCTGACCAAGAAGAAATACTATAAAGAAGCGACATACGGATATACGCGAGGATTCGAGGCCGAGGCCTACGTGGACAGCATCCGCTACTTCTACTACGTGCTCTATTCCCTAACCCTCGTCCCGGGTCCGGAAGCGGATCAACTTGCCCCCTTTGTCGACGCCACTCCTTCGGGCTGGCCCGATGTCTGA
- a CDS encoding site-2 protease family protein — protein sequence MFGRKIKLFTLFGFEVSIDASWIIIVVLVTWSLAVGFFPSYYPRLDVPTYWAMAAVGALGLFASIIFHEFWHSVVARRMGLPMRGITLFLFGGVSEMTEEPRSARTELWMAAAGPFSSILLGFAFWGVYRWGDSVGWPAPVLGVTAYLAFINFILAAFNLLPAFPLDGGRIIRSLLWRWKKDLTWATCIAASLGAIIGAILIGLGLLNMLAGALVGGLWYLVIGIFLRSAAQSSYRQVVVRQRLQGERVRDLMVRDPVTVAPDLLLTEFVEDFIYKHHHDMYPVLDNGRLVGAVRIKDVRTVPREERGWRKVADVLSPFTAELVLPPDMDLGEALDRMTTSGNSRFLVVEEGRLAGLITLKDVSTAVSVRLQLES from the coding sequence ATGTTCGGCAGAAAGATCAAGCTATTCACCTTATTCGGCTTCGAAGTCAGCATAGACGCAAGCTGGATCATCATCGTCGTGCTGGTGACATGGTCACTGGCCGTGGGATTTTTCCCCAGCTACTACCCGCGACTGGACGTTCCCACATATTGGGCCATGGCCGCCGTAGGCGCTCTGGGACTGTTTGCTTCCATTATCTTCCACGAGTTTTGGCATTCGGTGGTGGCTCGGCGCATGGGCTTGCCCATGCGCGGCATCACGCTGTTTCTCTTCGGCGGAGTATCCGAGATGACCGAAGAGCCGCGCTCGGCGCGCACCGAGCTGTGGATGGCCGCAGCCGGGCCGTTCTCCAGCATACTGCTCGGCTTTGCCTTCTGGGGCGTGTACCGCTGGGGCGATTCCGTCGGCTGGCCGGCGCCGGTTCTCGGCGTCACGGCCTACCTCGCTTTCATCAATTTCATTCTGGCCGCTTTCAATCTTCTGCCGGCTTTCCCTTTGGACGGCGGCCGCATCATTCGCTCGCTACTCTGGCGTTGGAAAAAAGACCTGACCTGGGCCACGTGCATAGCCGCGTCCCTGGGCGCCATCATCGGGGCCATACTCATTGGTCTGGGGCTGCTCAACATGCTCGCCGGCGCGCTGGTTGGCGGGCTGTGGTACCTGGTTATCGGCATCTTCCTGCGCAGCGCGGCCCAGTCCTCCTACCGTCAGGTCGTGGTTCGGCAGCGCCTGCAAGGCGAACGGGTGCGCGACCTCATGGTGCGCGATCCGGTCACGGTCGCTCCCGATCTGCTGCTTACGGAGTTCGTGGAGGATTTCATCTACAAGCACCATCATGACATGTATCCGGTGCTGGACAATGGACGGCTGGTAGGGGCCGTGCGCATCAAAGACGTGCGCACGGTGCCGCGCGAGGAGCGCGGGTGGCGCAAGGTGGCCGACGTGCTCAGTCCGTTCACGGCGGAGCTTGTCCTGCCGCCGGACATGGACCTTGGCGAGGCCCTGGACCGTATGACCACCAGCGGCAACAGCCGCTTCCTGGTGGTCGAGGAAGGTCGGCTGGCCGGTCTGATCACCCTGAAGGATGTATCCACGGCGGTATCGGTGCGCTTGCAGCTGGAGAGCTGA
- a CDS encoding DNA polymerase/3'-5' exonuclease PolX translates to MAEQCFPLPVAVDAAHGLLKALQGAPGIRRVALAGSARRHMETVRSVTIVAGVGDKAKSSTTLSGLSGLAGGQGHSDDLMSRREVRLEGGLPAEIVLVPDDCFGAAMFLRTGTYVHVAAVASLAGEQGLTIGEQGVFRGARRLGGAEEEDIYALVGLPYVPPELREGGEEMIEASEGELPRLIARADLRGDLHVHTNWSDGKASLEEMALKAQELGYAYLGITDHAHRVEGGWGIHERDLARQWEEIDRLNEKLDIRLLKGAEVEILADGSLGLSEAMLAKLDYTICSIHTHLDLPAEQQTTRILKAMDHPRFRVLAHPTGRLLCNQDAHGAHMGRIIVGAAERGRILEVNAKRDRLDLNGYHCDLAREVGCLLAVCTDAHSLEAMENMVWGIGQARRGRVAPENVLNAMGLEDIARILTG, encoded by the coding sequence ATGGCCGAGCAATGCTTTCCCCTGCCCGTGGCGGTGGATGCCGCCCACGGACTGTTAAAGGCCTTGCAAGGCGCGCCGGGCATCCGTCGCGTGGCGCTGGCCGGCTCCGCGCGCAGGCACATGGAAACCGTCAGGTCCGTGACCATCGTGGCCGGCGTCGGGGACAAGGCCAAGAGTTCCACGACCCTGTCCGGCTTGTCGGGCCTAGCGGGCGGCCAGGGCCATTCCGATGACCTCATGAGCCGCAGGGAGGTGCGCCTGGAGGGCGGCTTGCCGGCGGAGATCGTGCTCGTGCCCGACGACTGCTTCGGCGCGGCCATGTTCCTGCGCACGGGAACCTATGTCCATGTGGCCGCGGTCGCGTCCCTGGCCGGCGAGCAGGGCCTGACCATCGGCGAGCAGGGCGTATTCCGGGGCGCGCGCCGCCTGGGTGGGGCCGAGGAAGAAGATATTTATGCCCTCGTGGGTCTGCCTTACGTACCGCCCGAGTTGCGCGAAGGCGGCGAGGAGATGATCGAGGCCAGCGAAGGGGAGTTGCCCAGGCTCATCGCCCGCGCCGATCTGCGCGGCGATCTGCACGTGCATACAAACTGGTCCGACGGCAAAGCCAGCCTGGAGGAAATGGCCCTCAAAGCCCAGGAACTCGGTTACGCCTATCTGGGCATCACGGATCATGCCCACCGTGTGGAAGGCGGTTGGGGTATTCACGAGCGCGACCTGGCCCGTCAGTGGGAGGAGATTGATCGACTCAACGAGAAGCTGGACATCCGGCTGCTCAAGGGCGCCGAGGTGGAAATCCTTGCCGACGGCTCGCTGGGTCTGTCCGAAGCAATGCTGGCCAAGCTCGATTACACCATCTGCTCCATTCATACCCACTTAGACCTGCCGGCCGAGCAGCAGACAACGCGCATCCTGAAGGCCATGGACCATCCGCGCTTCCGCGTCCTGGCTCACCCCACCGGACGGCTGTTGTGCAACCAGGATGCACACGGCGCGCACATGGGTCGAATCATCGTGGGTGCAGCCGAGCGCGGGCGTATCCTGGAGGTCAACGCCAAGCGCGACCGCCTGGACCTGAACGGATACCACTGCGATCTGGCGCGCGAGGTCGGCTGCCTGCTGGCCGTGTGCACCGATGCGCATTCGCTGGAGGCCATGGAAAACATGGTCTGGGGAATCGGGCAGGCCCGCCGTGGCCGAGTCGCGCCCGAAAACGTGCTCAACGCCATGGGGCTGGAGGATATCGCCAGGATACTCACGGGATAG
- a CDS encoding ribonuclease catalytic domain-containing protein, producing the protein MARLVRYPGPGCVVEFMQGNQPQLAYVVEEQSGRLRVLTQNRREAKLPASRLLPWSGPAYPANLSRADTERLLDSHVAKRRELAADIDVLELWSMAQGEVEQAKAEWFAELLWADPDPDQVAAMGRVLLDCKTHFKFHPPEFIPYSAETVESRLVEQEETRIREKLVGAGQAFLKELWQSGNGPVDIDKLRAKPDAETAPLLAAMLKARIADPDDKEPDLLWRELRRGLPEHPYLALLLAERWGIVPPHYNYLLDRAGYVTGESWAEPYADEVAQLRRRRDELDAAIDPRPFVSIDAATTTDIDDAFVAECDGEAIRVSVAFACPAVHWDFSSPLGRAVLDRATSLYLPEGTSHMLPRELADDIYSLRQGEPRPALILDLRVDAGGEPTLTGLSFGRITVAANITYYQAEERLSADSASCADMAVDTSTGLDRLDWAASRDLASRLRERRIRNGAVIIERQEPEIVLDDGDTPQVRLEVKKPTPAAQLLVSELMIVANELCARWAMEQGVPLYFRTQDAVLPKDAAGVWTEPEDVYRVVKHFGPTLLEIQPKPHKGLGVPAYCPVTSPLRRITDLINVAQIQRVLTTGQPMFSRDELESMQPSVSARLEAVGKVQRFRPRYWKMLHLLQNRKASTWTGVAVDECGGLVTLALPDAQIFVRAPRDMLGEKLYPGQRFALRFGKIDPLCNEIRVAEAHEEEADV; encoded by the coding sequence ATGGCCAGGCTTGTTCGCTATCCGGGACCCGGATGCGTCGTCGAATTCATGCAGGGCAACCAGCCGCAGCTCGCCTACGTGGTCGAGGAGCAGTCGGGACGGCTGCGCGTGCTGACCCAAAACCGCCGTGAGGCCAAGCTTCCGGCTTCACGCCTGTTGCCCTGGTCCGGTCCGGCCTACCCCGCGAACTTGAGCCGAGCCGATACCGAACGCCTGCTGGACAGCCATGTGGCCAAGCGCCGCGAACTCGCGGCCGACATCGATGTCCTGGAGTTGTGGTCCATGGCCCAGGGCGAGGTGGAGCAGGCCAAGGCCGAATGGTTCGCCGAGCTGCTCTGGGCCGACCCGGACCCGGATCAGGTGGCGGCCATGGGTCGCGTGCTCCTGGACTGCAAGACCCACTTCAAGTTCCACCCCCCGGAGTTCATCCCCTACTCGGCCGAGACCGTGGAATCCCGCCTGGTCGAGCAGGAGGAAACCCGTATCCGGGAGAAGCTCGTCGGCGCTGGACAGGCCTTTCTCAAGGAACTCTGGCAGTCGGGCAACGGCCCCGTGGATATTGACAAATTGCGAGCCAAGCCGGACGCCGAGACCGCGCCCTTGCTGGCCGCCATGCTCAAGGCCCGCATAGCCGACCCCGATGACAAGGAGCCCGACCTGCTGTGGCGCGAGCTACGTCGCGGGCTGCCCGAGCATCCTTACCTGGCTCTGCTGCTGGCCGAGCGCTGGGGCATCGTGCCGCCCCACTACAACTATCTGCTGGACCGCGCCGGCTATGTGACGGGCGAGTCCTGGGCCGAGCCCTACGCCGACGAGGTCGCGCAGCTGCGTCGCCGACGCGACGAGCTGGATGCCGCAATCGATCCGCGCCCCTTCGTATCCATCGACGCAGCCACCACCACTGATATCGACGATGCCTTTGTGGCCGAATGCGACGGTGAGGCTATCCGGGTCTCCGTGGCCTTTGCCTGCCCGGCCGTGCACTGGGATTTCTCGAGCCCGTTGGGCCGCGCGGTCCTGGACCGCGCCACAAGCCTGTACCTGCCCGAGGGCACGAGCCACATGCTTCCGCGCGAGTTGGCCGACGACATTTACAGCCTGCGCCAGGGCGAGCCCCGGCCAGCGCTGATCCTCGATTTGCGCGTGGACGCAGGCGGAGAGCCGACGTTGACCGGCCTGAGCTTCGGTCGAATCACGGTGGCCGCCAACATCACCTATTATCAGGCCGAGGAGCGTCTGTCCGCGGACTCGGCAAGCTGCGCCGACATGGCTGTCGACACGAGCACCGGCCTGGACAGGCTGGATTGGGCCGCTTCACGCGATCTGGCCTCGCGGCTGCGCGAGCGACGCATACGCAACGGAGCAGTCATCATCGAGCGCCAGGAGCCGGAGATCGTGCTCGACGACGGCGACACTCCCCAGGTGCGCCTGGAGGTCAAGAAGCCCACGCCCGCGGCGCAGCTGCTGGTCAGCGAGCTCATGATCGTGGCCAACGAACTCTGCGCCCGCTGGGCCATGGAGCAGGGCGTGCCGCTCTACTTCCGCACCCAGGACGCCGTGCTGCCCAAGGACGCCGCCGGAGTGTGGACCGAGCCCGAGGACGTGTACCGCGTGGTCAAGCACTTCGGCCCCACATTGTTGGAAATACAGCCCAAGCCCCACAAAGGCCTGGGAGTGCCTGCCTACTGCCCCGTGACCTCGCCGCTACGGCGCATCACGGACCTGATCAACGTGGCCCAGATCCAACGCGTCCTGACCACGGGCCAGCCCATGTTCAGCCGCGACGAATTGGAATCCATGCAGCCGTCCGTAAGCGCACGATTGGAGGCCGTGGGCAAGGTGCAGCGATTCCGCCCCCGTTACTGGAAGATGTTGCACCTGCTGCAGAACCGCAAGGCTTCCACCTGGACCGGCGTGGCTGTGGACGAGTGCGGTGGACTGGTGACCCTGGCCTTGCCCGACGCCCAGATTTTCGTGCGCGCCCCGCGCGACATGCTCGGCGAAAAGCTGTACCCCGGTCAGCGCTTCGCGCTCCGTTTCGGCAAGATCGACCCCCTATGCAACGAAATTCGCGTGGCCGAGGCCCACGAGGAGGAGGCGGATGTCTAA
- the plsY gene encoding glycerol-3-phosphate 1-O-acyltransferase PlsY gives MFLSIGWILMSYLIGSVPFGLVMAKAVCGVDPRLEGSRNTGATNVSRLCGTRYGLLVLALDLLKGWAPAAGAMAFSDNWFFLSLVGLAAIIGHISSPFLSGKGGKGVATTIGVFLALTPSALIISVLCCVAAITISGYVSLGSLTLGAALPLFTLLTGKIGFLPVTLLVAVLIYWKHRENIRRLATGQENPWRKKKTQGQA, from the coding sequence ATGTTTTTGAGCATCGGCTGGATCCTCATGTCCTACCTTATCGGCTCCGTGCCTTTCGGTCTGGTGATGGCCAAGGCCGTGTGCGGCGTGGACCCGCGCCTGGAGGGCAGCCGCAACACTGGAGCCACCAACGTCTCGCGCCTGTGCGGGACCAGGTACGGCCTGCTCGTGCTGGCCCTGGACCTACTCAAGGGATGGGCGCCCGCGGCCGGGGCCATGGCTTTCAGCGACAACTGGTTCTTTTTGAGCCTCGTGGGCCTGGCCGCCATCATCGGCCACATCAGCTCACCGTTCTTGTCCGGCAAGGGCGGCAAGGGCGTGGCCACGACCATCGGCGTGTTCCTGGCCCTCACGCCTTCGGCCCTGATCATCTCCGTGCTATGCTGCGTGGCGGCCATCACCATATCGGGCTATGTGTCCCTGGGCTCCCTGACGCTCGGCGCGGCCCTGCCCCTGTTCACGCTGCTCACCGGCAAGATCGGCTTCCTGCCCGTGACCCTGCTGGTGGCCGTCCTCATCTACTGGAAACACCGCGAGAACATCCGCCGCCTGGCCACGGGTCAAGAGAATCCGTGGCGCAAGAAGAAGACGCAGGGACAGGCCTAA
- a CDS encoding cation:proton antiporter: MESTHDLSVTILVLGLTIGLAMLIKAFFSRGILPPLVGYIGLGLGLRLVEQGWGAPYPESRDIFLFLGDAGLVALLFRVGLESNLRRLRSQIGRASLVAVGDICLAGIVAYGACRWLLSLDLTQSVIVASALTATSVGVTVSVWQAAGSLNTRTGALLVDVAEMDDIAGVIILGLVLALASDLRTGHVRLEAFETVLGLTLAKLALFTAVCFAFARYLERPLMAFLRHWEVPADLNLTMTALGFILAALAGLLGFSLAIGAFFAGLAFSRDPRALPLDRGFTPIYELLSPFFFIGIGLRIAPASLPMAGLASLVLLLAALLGKLLGNGLPVWFLENRRAALLVGVSMAPRAEVTMIIMQMGQGLGDWAVPDAIFAAVVLSSVLTCIVGAVLVKVMLDKLSPG; the protein is encoded by the coding sequence GTGGAGAGTACGCACGATCTGTCCGTGACCATCCTCGTCCTGGGTTTGACCATAGGCTTGGCCATGCTGATCAAGGCCTTCTTCAGCCGCGGCATCCTGCCACCCCTGGTGGGATATATCGGCCTGGGCTTGGGGCTGCGGCTTGTGGAGCAGGGCTGGGGCGCGCCGTATCCAGAGAGCAGGGACATTTTTCTTTTCCTGGGCGACGCGGGCCTGGTAGCGCTTCTGTTCAGGGTGGGACTCGAAAGCAATCTACGCAGGCTCAGGTCCCAGATCGGTCGCGCCAGCCTGGTGGCGGTCGGAGACATCTGTCTGGCCGGCATCGTCGCCTATGGGGCCTGCCGCTGGCTGCTGTCCCTGGACCTGACCCAGAGCGTCATCGTGGCTTCAGCGTTGACCGCCACGAGCGTGGGCGTGACCGTGAGCGTATGGCAGGCGGCGGGTTCGCTGAACACGCGGACCGGCGCGTTGCTCGTGGACGTGGCAGAAATGGACGACATCGCGGGGGTGATCATCCTCGGCCTGGTTCTGGCCTTGGCCTCCGACCTGCGCACTGGCCACGTAAGGCTGGAGGCCTTCGAGACCGTCCTTGGGCTGACTCTGGCCAAGTTGGCCCTGTTCACCGCGGTCTGCTTCGCCTTCGCCCGCTATCTGGAGCGTCCGCTCATGGCTTTCCTGCGCCACTGGGAAGTGCCGGCGGACCTGAATTTGACCATGACCGCCCTGGGCTTCATCTTGGCAGCACTGGCCGGCCTGCTCGGTTTTTCCCTGGCCATCGGAGCCTTCTTCGCCGGACTGGCCTTCAGCCGCGACCCAAGGGCGCTGCCGCTGGACCGCGGCTTCACGCCCATCTACGAGCTGCTCAGCCCTTTCTTCTTCATCGGCATCGGCTTGCGCATCGCCCCGGCATCATTGCCCATGGCCGGACTGGCCAGTCTGGTGCTCCTGCTGGCCGCGCTGCTTGGCAAGCTCCTTGGCAACGGGCTGCCGGTCTGGTTCCTGGAGAACAGGCGGGCAGCCTTGCTTGTGGGCGTGAGCATGGCGCCGCGGGCCGAAGTCACCATGATCATCATGCAGATGGGCCAGGGGCTGGGGGACTGGGCGGTCCCGGATGCCATCTTCGCGGCTGTGGTATTATCGAGCGTGCTGACCTGCATCGTCGGGGCTGTGTTGGTCAAGGTCATGCTCGACAAGTTGAGCCCCGGGTAG